The Astatotilapia calliptera chromosome 22, fAstCal1.2, whole genome shotgun sequence region GCGATACTCCTGAGATGCAATTCTGGGATCCAGAATAAAACCCAACTTTCCAAGatggacaaagaaaagaaaactaattaaagaTTAGCTCATTTTCAGATGATTCATAAAACATCTTATGAATGTTAGGCTGATATAAGAAATGTCGCTGGAACAGCTTGTCAGCATATGAGTTTGCTGCAAAAACACCGGCAAAGCTGAATTCAGCAACTTTCAGACCAGCGCATTCACTTCCCGACACCACAATAATTCCTGTTGCTAAATATGCACATGCAGGTGACCCTTTCTGCTGGCAATTCATTTATGAGGTAAAAGGTAAAACAGCAAATGGACTgtacttatatagcacttttctactcagcTGGATCTGAATTTATGCTCTTGGTCTTTGTGGCTGGTTAAGGTAATATCACATTAAGCtggaaaattttaaatgatcaagaaaaataaaataagggaTTGATGCGCCGTTCAAGTGAACGCTCAGATAATGTCAGTGAAAAACACTCTAAACTCACAGAAGTAGGAGTAGAGTAAAATAATGATTTTACTCTTGGAATTTGGGTTATTGCTGTGAATTTATTTAGGTTAGCTGAATACAGTCTGacaaaaatcattatttttagATCATAAACACAGCAAGGAGCCTCTGGCTTTAAAGCCTCCATCCTTTTGTCCACCCTTATACCTCCATATCTCCAGGGTTTCTCCTATAACCCTGAGATATTCAAGATATGCTAAGGTAACGTGAATGAGTAAGTATAAAACTGATCTGCAActtttaaaatgccaaaaatgcTGTGATTAAATCAAAGTCATAATGTTATCAATACAGGCATAAAAGGTGTCTGTATAAGTTACAAACCACAAGTGTGCAGTGCAGTAACCTGATGAGTTTATTGGAATTACCTTGCCTTAAAGTGCATTATTTTCTGAGAGTGCAGTGTTTTAGGCTGAGCAGTGGCTCTCTTGTTGGTCCCTGCAGTGTGGACACTGTCCTGCCATGGGAACGGACAGTTATTTGCTTTAATTTGCAACAGAAAAGCTTGTGGTGTGTAGTGACTGTTAGAGAATGTTCTGTTTGGCCTTCTCCTGGCTGGTTTAAGTGATAAAAGTGTCATTATTTAGCCTCTGAGGCAGAGGAGAGAGTGCAAACAAGACTGCATGACCCTCTGTTAAGAGCCCTCGTTCTTCAGATGCTCATTAAAGGCCTCCAGGAGGACAGTGCATCAACTGGCAGGGCCGTCGagcttgcctttttttttttttttaagtctttctCATCCCAGTCACCGGTCGACTGACGGCAAAAATGGGCTCAATTAAGAGCAAGAGGGACATGAAAGATGTCGCGCTGTGAGGTGGTATAGGCGACTTATTAAAACAGCAGGAAGAAGCTCTTGGACTTGGGCCCAATAGGATCTAACCCCGTAGCGCACTGACCGGATTTGGAGAAAGTTGGATTTATCTGATTGGGCGCTTTGGATTCTGTGTCTGGTGAACGACTTTAGTCCGTCTGAGCGCTCTGATTGGAGTCAGTTtcttaacagaaaaacaaaagagagactTTCTCTCAAACTGCAGCGCATTGAAGATGGAAATGCAGGGCCGATTTATTGACTCCACGGTGATGAACATTAATGTTATGGAGTATCCCCACAAATATGCTTTAgcaccaaagcagcaggtggatgcTGCTCCATCCTGTCCAATCAGCCAAAGGCAGTTAAACGAGCCTTCCTGGAGCCGGGAAGCGGAGGACGGTGTGCGCACTGCTCAGGTGGCGATGTGCTCGCCGAGATACTACAGCCGCGGGGCCCGGGGGAACACGAAGGCCAAGCGGAGGAGGATCATCACGGTGGTCCAGCGGCAGGCGGCCAATGTGCGGGAGAGAAAGCGAATGTTCAGTCTGAATGAGGCGTTTGACGAACTAAGGAGAAAAGTTCCTACATTCGCATACGAGAAGAGGCTGTCCCGTATCGAGACGCTGCGTCTGGCCATCGTCTACATCTCCTTCATGATGGACCTGCTGGAGAACACCTGAGACACAACAGCTCAGCTTTATCTATGGCAGACTGAACTAGACTGAAGGCGCCACTCAACCCACCAATGACACGGACATAAATGAGCAGCTGACTTTCCGTGTATGGACCAACAAGAGGGATTCTATTAAGAAATGTCAGATTTTTTGTGGCTGTAAAAACACATACATCGTTGGAGAAAGCTCACTAGGTCAGTGAGAACCGAGATTTCATTAGTTGCATGTGAATCGATGTTGCTTGAAAATAAAAGTACCGCTATGgtcatgtttgtgttctttgccTGGACTGCCACgacaaagaaagcaaagtgAAATTTAATTTTGACTAACCTTACTAAAATTAATAAGACCATAATGTCTGCTTAAATGGACAGTTTACAGCCAGTGTTGgatcaaaacatgtttacactGTCGCATTTAATAAATCCGTTAAGAGGAGATACACATGAATGTCAG contains the following coding sequences:
- the LOC113015276 gene encoding fer3-like protein is translated as MEMQGRFIDSTVMNINVMEYPHKYALAPKQQVDAAPSCPISQRQLNEPSWSREAEDGVRTAQVAMCSPRYYSRGARGNTKAKRRRIITVVQRQAANVRERKRMFSLNEAFDELRRKVPTFAYEKRLSRIETLRLAIVYISFMMDLLENT